Within Sorangiineae bacterium MSr11367, the genomic segment CGGGGCCCGACATGGATCGCATCGCGCAACGGGGCTCCGCCGTGGCGCACTGTCCGCTGTCCAACGTCTATTTCTCCAGCGCTGTCTTCCCACTTCGCGCCGCGCTCGCCCGCGGGGTGCGTGTGGGGCTCGGCACCGATATTTCAGGTGGCCCTTCGGCCTCGCTCTTCGATTCCGTGCGCATGGCCATCTCCGCCGCGCGCATGCTCGAAATCGGTGTGAATCCGGACTTGCCCCCCGAGGGCCGCGGCCGCCCCGATTCGCGGATCGACACCGCCACGGCCTTCCACCTCGCCACCGCCGCGGGCGGCGACGCGCTCGATCTTCCCATCGGGCAATTCACGGCCGGCTACCACTTCGATGCGATGCTCATCGACACCCGCGTCCCCGAGGGCACGCTTGGCACCGTGGCCATCCTCGCCGAGAGCAGCCCGGAGGACATTCTTCAAAAGATTCTCTACCTCGCCACCAAGCCCAACATCACCAAGGTGTGGGTCGGCGGTCGGGGGGTCACTCCGTAGCGACCCGCACCCCCAGCGCGATGAGCACCGTGCCGAGGAGCCCGTCCTGGACGCGGCGCGCTCGGCGCGAGCGAAGCAGATCGCGCAATCGATGCACGGCCAGCGCGATCAACGTGAGGCCGGCCAGGCTGAAAAGAACCGCGAGCATGGCGAGGCCCAGGGCCACCGGGAGCGCGCGTGATGGCTCGCCCGTTCCGATGAATTGAGGCAGCGTGGCCATGAAAAAGAGCGTCGCCTTGGGGTTGGTCAGGTTGCACAGAAGCCCCTGGACGAACGGCGTCGAGCCGCGAACGGGGGCTTCCTCCTTTTCTTCCTGCGCAGGAGCCTCGCTCGCGCGGTACGCGGCCCATAGTGAGCGAGCGCCCAGCACGATGAGCAAGATGGCGCCCGCGAGCTTCAGTGCGTGGAAGGCCGCTGCGCTGCGCAAGAGGATC encodes:
- a CDS encoding LysE family translocator; amino-acid sequence: MLIPYLLLCLLITITPGLDTAMVIRSALAGGKRAGVRTAIGCAAGLFVHAVAVAMGLAEILLRSAAAFHALKLAGAILLIVLGARSLWAAYRASEAPAQEEKEEAPVRGSTPFVQGLLCNLTNPKATLFFMATLPQFIGTGEPSRALPVALGLAMLAVLFSLAGLTLIALAVHRLRDLLRSRRARRVQDGLLGTVLIALGVRVATE